atgcTTCTCCATGTGTGGACAAAGGCATTCACTGTGGTTCACGTGAGtctcaaagccttagaaatggctttgtacaCTTTTTCTGACTGAGAAATGACTTTGTTTTTGATAGGTTCTTAAATTTCTGTAGATCGAAGCATAGTGAGCTTTTTTATATTCCTACCTAATGTTGCCAGACAGGTTCTATATACGTACTTTTTTATCCTTGGTggtcaggcagtaatcaggGGTGGGATTTATTAAGGTGAACAATACCTTATTCAGTTAGGGTTGGTTTCGATAGCTTTTAaactcttaataaataaaaaatgctatttatttttattattatagttttctttgtttgttatAAAATTTGTCTGATCATCTGAAATCTCAGGTATGGCAGCACTGTGATGCAAATGTAATGGTGGCTTAAAGTTTTCTGCAATAACATATACCTTTGCATTAACATGAACCATAATGAAAGTTTGGATATTTAAGTTGTTGTATGGTGGTAGAAATCCAGATTGTTCCAGGGCATCTTCTGGTTAGCCATTGGTTCAATGGAACAGTGAATAGCAACAATGTCTTTCTCTTCATTCAAACTGAGGAGAGTGATCTACGGTAGATAACAATCTAAAACACTCCCTCAAGATAATATTTATAACTAAGGTTGTTAAATTTGAGGATAAAGATGATCAAATAAATGCTTTACAAGGTCCTGAAGCATCCTGAAGCTTTTGAGAGAGTGCAGAGTTTATCATTGTGTATAAATCAACATTGTACAGGTCAGTCACAGTTTCCTCAAATCATTTTCATGTCTATCTTCATTTACCTTGAACCTTGAGATGTTTTTCACCACTTATCCCTTCAAATAAGTCCTGCTATGCTCAGCGAGGCAGAATTTCCACAGACCAATCAGGGCCTTTGTGCCCAGAGAGCAGGGTTAGTGTAGGATGCATAGGGACAGTTGTTGTGACACACACATGAGTGGATCATCATTACAGCTCTCTGCAGCAGTCTGCCTGTGGGGCAGCGGAAGGTCACCTGAGCCGTGGAGGTTTGGTGTGGCGTACAGCATCGAGAGTCAGTGCACTGTCCGCAGTACTGGAGCTGGTAGGCTCGAGTGCTGTAGCAGCCCCGATGCAAGAGCCGGATGGGACCTGGTGACCTGTAGCTGGCCTTGCACCAACCATGCTGTCCCCTCTAGCAAGTCAAGTGTCaagcaaagataaaaaaaaatagataaaatataaacatttagtgtaaaagttttgttttgttgcaatTTCAATCTTCTACCCTAAACTGAAATTCTTCAGCAAGTCTAAAATTTAAGTTCTTTGGAAAAATTTGAAACAGGTGTGAAAAAAGGCTGTAAAGGAAAATGtctctgaaatataaataataatttatttactaAACAAATTACACAGATAAAAGTTAGctaacagaagaaaaacctaCATCATGCTATTATTTGGTGTTACTACTCACTGCCTTCAAACCAGCATCAATCCTTGTAGGTACACttattagtttttattataAGGATTATAGTCATCTGTATGATTATGCAAATATATAAAACAGTTGCTAATAATCTTCTATTTCACATTGAGGTTGAAAGACAATCCTTAACCGAAACAAAGACAGCTGCATTGGAGACTTAAACTGGGTGAGGAACAGCCAACCTTGGCTCTCCATGTAAGGTTGTGGAAGAACGTTTTTATGTTATAGGCCAAACAGCATGTCAAGAGCGCAGCAAAAGGACACAATTTAATTATACTGCATCAACAAAGCCTCTCCAAGACAGAGAGTTCGAAGCAGACTCGGGTTTCAGGATATGCTGTTGGAGCTTTTTTTAAGAAGCAgcaaaaaactgttaaagtCGAGAGTTGCAGATGCTGTTATCAGCCATGATGAACTTAGTGCAGCAGATAAAAAACACAAGAAGGTCAAGTCAGTTCAGTAAAATCTATTTTAACTATTCATGGAAACATAGGAACTGGGGTTGCTTTGGACTTTAGGCATAAGTCAAAATTTAAAGTATTTGAATCTAGCAGTTTGTTTGCTAAAGGGCTGTAGAGCAGTAAAATTATGAGTTTCTGTAACAGTAGAGCGCTGCATTTCAACAAAATTAAGTTGAAGATTTGGTCCGTATTTCTGGTGTTCCTCATGCTGAGAAATACATGCAGATGCTGTCCATTATTTCATACCACCAGAGAGGCTCATAAACGACCCCAAATCTATTCTGTTGCAGAACAGtgaccccaaacatacagcagCCATCATTAAGAACTACAGTATCTTCAGTGCCAAGAGAAACAAGTGATGGTATGGACCCTGCAGAACCTTGATCTGAATACCATCAAGTCTATCTAGGATTACATGAAGACACTAAAGAAGTAGAGAAAACTCTGTGGTGACAAAGACAAAATGCTTTATGTGTTGGAGGAAGGCCACCTCCAAAGAGCATGCCCACTGCTGTGTGTTGAATCTCTACTGTGTTTCATCTCTTAGCATATGCAGCTGAACTTATAATTAAAGTTTTAGCACCATCCAAATTTACTTAAATATAGCTTATAAATAAACAACACCGCAGTCTCTGAGAAGTTGTTGGAATTATCTAAATGACTGAAGACATGTTCCTATTTTTAGCTGCATATTTCTATACTACTGTGGAGCTAGATTAATTTTATCACAGAAAAGTCCCTATGTTGCTTACACTGGTTGATTCAGGAAATCATCAGGTATACACTATTGAAAACCAGCCATTTTAGTTCATgtccctttattttcttttttaaatcacactTCCTGATGCAGACAACAttttgtatgtatatatatgtaaaatgtgttgattatgaTTAGGCAATCTAAAGCAGAAAGCATAATTGCATTAGGTATGCATAAGTATGGGATAATGTCATAGCTTACCGTGGGTCTTCTTGGCTCAGACTGAACATCCTGGCAAGGTCGCACTTTACAAAGTCGAGTCTCCATTTGCAGCCTACAGGCAGGATTCTGGTTTGAGACCCGTGTGGAGACCCCAGCCCCGCAGCTCTGGGAGCAGGCACTCCATTGGGTGCTCTGCTCTATACAGGTGGAGGCTGGAGAGACCAGCTTTTTCAGGAGGTTACTTCTTGGCATTGTTGGCCACAGCTGGCCTGGTCTCATGGCTGGATGAAAATCAGAAACTGTGAGTGAAAAAAATGTGCAGCACGTAATTTGTGGTCATCTTGGCTCCAAGATAACATGATGAGATTCAAAGTTTGGGATAAATAGCAAAATATTGCTCTCACAGTACAGTATGAATGAGAAGCTCACACTGCCCCAAGTTCTCTTAACAAACGTCTAAATTGTGTTTGTACCGGGATGTTCAAGAATGTCTGTACCAGATGTCCTGATGAGAaaggcatttttaaataatacgTGTTGAACTTTTCTATAGTAAACTCTCACCCCAGAAAGACACATGACTGCAATATGAGTGATCAATTTATTAGGAAGAAATCTTGCCCTATTATCATTTCCCCAACTTGCCAAACCGTAAAATGCCCTggcaatattttttttgttgatttaattAATCTAAACTGAGTCTCTTACTGATCTTACAATAACATTACAGTGACAGAGACGGTCGGCCTATACTGTATGTCTATGTCATGTGACCTTGGGAGAGCTCTACACACAGCAGCTGAAATACAACTCATCAAATTTTATGATGTTCAACCCAGAGCACAAAGTTTTTTTATGCAAGAGAGCAAATGTTTTCTTAGTTTTCACACAATTAATTATTAGCTGCCAAATGATCAATGATGAGTCAGATTAAAACGGAGAGTTGCTAGTATTAGCCTAGCAAAGTGCTCTGAATTAAAACGCCTTCTTAAGGAGTGAGACATGACATTCTTTAAAAGATTGTAGCTGTTTGCGTTGAGTCAAGTGCATTAAATACAAGGTTGACCTGCTAGAACTCCTGATGGGACAAACCATCTTTTACTGTCtggaaaaacagaaactgtAAAGCATTGTACATCACTAAGAAGCAAAGTAAACACCGCTGTAACAATGTGGACCATGCAGGCTGTTACTTCAGTTTAACGCTACTAAGTTTTCAAGTTGCATCTCAATAAGTTACAGTGTTATTGAAATGGTAATTATTTCTGCAAGTagattcaaaaagtgaaacccaTATATTAAACAGATTTGTTACAACCAGAGTGATAATCTATTTCTGTTCATTATGATGAACACGGCTTCCAgccaaagaaaactcaaaattcaatTTCTATGaaaactttaatatttcataGGTCCAGTAAAAACAACAGGATACAGAAATATGGGGCTACTGAAAACTATGTGCATGACGTAATTCACTGCTTGCATGAATAACTGCATCAGTGTGGCAtagcatggaggtgatcagcctgcattgttgggtctgatttttttcacctttcttttgacaatactccatttattggtcttatttaatatttaaattttcttaaaaactaatatttagtttttgaaaAGATTAAGgcataatcataaaaaaaacaaaataaagactttAAATACACGCTAAGTGTATTGAATTTATATAATATAGGTgtttccctttttgttttttaattatattttaatttattgagatgcacatgTATATCACCAGACTTAAATTTCCCTACCGTCCAAGACCAGCTGCAGGATAGATTTTAGTATATAATGTAATGCTTAATAGGCACACAGCTGCGGATGTTGTTGTGAAAGCTGGAGACTTTGAATGAAGGAAAAATATGTTTCAGTCAAAACCATGTGTCTCATAACTGGACTTTGGGAGTTATGATGTGTTCAGACACAAACCTTTACTGGAGGAAACCTTGACATATGGTTGAGCTTTATACATGCACTGTCCCCAtctgttcattcattcatgctCCTAAGCTTGAAGAGATGACTATCTGATTCACTTCAAATATTAATGTTGTTAAAATCCCTGTGTTCTAGATTGTTGTACAATAATAAAACGTCCTTTTCAACACTGTCTCAATAAACTGATTTTCAAGTACAACCATAACAAAATGTTCTTCTGCTGTCTCCATAATAAAGTTTGACTCAGACAGTGTTTAGAGCAGCAGGCTGGCTTCTTTTTTCCTAACACCAGTCTCATGCACAAACAATGTTACACCCCTTTTAACAGAGTAACGTAATCTTTGTGTTTAAGACTCTCCCAGCTGCGGTTTTTGTTATGAAACTTGGAAACATGGTGACTGACAAAATTAAATGctttgaacaaaaaaaacagagaaatgggGCTTATATTTGGACTTTTGGAATTTTCCTTCAGCTAGACACACCCTGGTTTAAAGCAAAAACGCTCCAGTAAAAATGTCCAGACATGACCACTGGTCACAGAGCTCATAAAAAGGATTGAATGATTTTTTACACATGTGCTAAGTGATCAGAAATGAAGACACATACCCAAACACTGGAATCTATGCTGACAGTGTTAGAATAAAAGCTAATGAAATACTGATCTTTGGCAATTTTAGAAATTGTTATTAATACATAGCCAGCTGACATCTTATCTTAGCTTAGTTTAAGTAAAGTCTGGAAACAGATGGGGAAGAAAATCTTTCTAGCAAGACCCTGAAAGATCATTAATTAACAAATTTCAAGTGTTTAATCTGTTGCATCACAAACTCTCAAGCTCTGTCAAGCTCTGTTGCCTCACTGTTTCTTTCCCCCCAGCTTAAACTAACCTAGACAGCTGCTACTCATAGCATAAAACATGTGGAATAGTGGGCCGATTGGCTACTTCTCCAGTTGATTCTCTCCTCACCCAACTTCTCAGTTTGTCTATTATGTCTTGCCTGGTTTGCTGCTATGCTGTACTCTTTCCGTTTTCCAAACTTAGTATATGGTTTTATAAGTTAACTCTGCTTTTAACGTCTCTACAACTTTTTCTCCGAGCTGTACACTGTGTTCCTCGTTCTTCTTGATGCCTTTTGCAATAATgctctttaacaaacctctgtatAACAGAGTTTAAATgatttcctttcatttcctcGTCTCATCCCATTTACACtcctctttgtgttggtctaacacaaaaaaaaaaaatgtttgagggaatgtgaatatttctgcaaccaccaaaataataaaatattcatatgAGGTTTATCAAGAATGTTCTCCTggatttcatccatccatccatccgtccatccatccatccatccatccatccatccatccatccatttctgTTTCTTACCTGTTATAGCATCTTGAATGACTGTGTTATCAAGGTTTTCACACACCCATTCCCTGCAGCACTTCCCTGGTAGCTGGACGAATTGTGGGCTGGGACAGTCCGGAGTGGGAAGACGAGCAGTAAGCGGACATGCCGGTACGCACATCACCCCTCCGCCTCTACAGTGGCAGTAAGAGTCACAGGATGGCTGGAACGACTGCCCGTCGAGGTAAGTGATGCCATTGACCTCACAGCTCAGATCCTTTGCACCTGCAGGAAGAATAAAACAGGAAAGCTCttgtttaatttgtaaaatcAGACTTGCAGTTTggataaatgtgaaaaacttcatCAGGAAGTGGAAACCTATAGTGAGTTGACTGTATGGCAGAAGAAAGTGACAGTAATGATCAGGCACTATAGTGGAAAACAGGGCCTTCTATGTATTTATTACTTCACCAGAGTTGTCACTGCAATCTATCATCCTCAAAGGACAGTCATTAAAGTAAAGGGGAAATTGTTGCCATGGAAAATGAAGTCAAAACATTTTGACTTTCTGGAATATCACTGCCATCCCTCACTTGTTCCCACCTGGCTGCACAGACTTTAAACACTCCCTGTCTATTTTGCTCACTGATGCTCTATCAACCCTTCCAAGTGCATCCTTTACTCACTGACACACACTCCAGGGTCTCCAGGGAAGCTGGCACTGAAGTCACACTCCAGTCCTTTCTGCCTGTCGCAGGGTAACATCTCTGTGCACGGCTTGCCTTGCTGCCGAGCACACACCTGACAACACCGACAGCCATCCATCACCAGAGGGACTCCCACAGGGCACTGGGGGTCAAATTTAGGGCAAACGCAGGGCCTGTCACACAGCTGGCACATCACCTTtgggaaaaacacacaaaagggtTCATAGCATAAAACATGCAAAGGATGGAAACAGTCAGAAAACTGCTCTTGAAAGGAAACAATACAGTTGTTTTCAGGAGCTGCGTCACTGTTGAGCGAAACATCACATTTCAGTTGCTACCAAGCTAAATAATTCCTGAAAAGTAAAAGTATGAGGAGACACTGACTACCTATTGTCTACAGTACTGTGGTTTCTAAAACTGGGGTCAAGAACCCAGTGTGAATTACAAAACATCAAGAAATTGATTTTCAGATTATCTTCAAAAACGAATTATGTATAAAAAGAACTGTAAAtacaatgttgttgtttttttgtttgtttttttgctataTCTGTTAATCATAATGTAAACGGTAGTAAATACATTCAAATTGTATAATAGGTATTTTCAGGTATTAGTCTGAAAAGTTAGATGTTTCTCAGCAGCCCTGTTCTtaaatatgtataaatatatacaaatgTATCCTACATGGTTGCCCTGCTTAtataaaacaatgatttttgTTGTAATGGAAATACTACACATCCTGCCTGTCTTCTTTTACTGTTTAACTTGcataaaattcattattatCAGCTTTTTAATGACAGTTAGTCTGACCAATGAGCACATCAGTTAGCAAATCCTACAATGCTCCACAATACACCTGGACAATGTTAAGTTGGTATTGATGATATTCTTTGATTTAAGTTCCAACTTCCCAAATAAGGAGCTTTATCAGCGCGCTTCCAACCATGGTGGGATCACAAGTCTAGGCAACAATTATAATGTGGGTCAGAAGCTGAAAAGTTAAAGTTTGGGAACCAATGGTCTACAACACATGACAAGGTGCAGCACTCTCCATGGTTATTGGCACCGCTGATAAAGATGTGTTCAAATGGCTTAAGATAGATTGTTTTTTTGGGTAACCTGACGATCTAGGATGTCCTATAATTCTTGTTGCTGTTCTCTAACACAGTGCTTGGCAATATTTTTATCCTCTATTACCATCTTCCTCAATGTGTGTGGAGGTAAGACAAACGTGGGTCCTACtacagtttttttcacatttccagTTGTTTAAAATTTCCAGTTGTTTAAAGTTTTTGACCTATTGTTCCGAGTGTATATATGGGTGTCAGGGTGTGACAttctggactttgtttgtggtttcttgtgatggtttgtttttgtctagatgtttctattttggtttttgtatcttGTTTATTAGTTCCAGACTcccttataggttagctttagttgtTGTTTACATCctggtttgtgtttattctagtcctcacgCTCTCTGCTTCATTCCCTGTTTATTTCAGTCTGTGTTGGTTTAGTACTTAGGGTTTCCTtatgggctctttgtttatACTTAGGTTGccagttcttaggttgttgttgttcttctgtttcctccagtttctttgtttccttcagttcttggttattctagatttcttatgcttCTTTTGGTTaatttatcttggtctatagttttgcttaggtcTGTGTCTccttattgttaattagtcccttcgCCCATGTTTTAGCCTatgcattagtttcacctgttccttcagcctccctgcctccttgtcacacccttgtccctgttcctttgattacctgccctttgtattccctcagtatattagctaGTCTCGTTTATGTGTTCATTGCTGGCTCCTTCGTTCACCACCCCGTTCCCTGCCATGACTATGTTCAGTTTGTGCTTCACTCCTGCTCTGAGTTATGTAAGTTTTCGGCACTACTCATGTCTTGTGCTGCCACgatttatgctacgtttttgctacATTTTGGAAGAACTTTTTGAATAAAGACAAAGCCTTCcttttaaacatgctgctgcccagctcttgtctgcactttggtccgacccaaactCAGAATGTGACAATGGGAAAGTTTAGGAAAGtagcttttttttctgtagcCAGAgttatgaagatcaacacataCCTGCTTTACTGTAATTGCATATTTTGtggtctttcccattttgagcTAAAGTAGCTAAAAATAAtctgtttaataaaatattattactCAAGGGAAACAGGAATCTTGGATTACTGCTCAAAAGTCCCTAAACACTTTAatcaactaaaaaaataaaaataataagattttttaaagctttttacacaAATAAGTGTGGAGGGGCTCATCTAACAAACAACAAACTAGCCTTAAATCCACTTTAGAGCTGATGAAACAATAAAGGAGAGATGTGCAATATATATTAGAGGAAGTCAATGATTAAAggtttttgaaaataactttgTATTTGATATTATAAAGGAAGAATTAAAACCAGTCAACATTTCTGttgtttggatttttaattgtttgaaGCAATCTTGTTTCCTATGCAAAATTATCGTGCTATTTATTTGTCTTATCATAGACTATCgattttttaaaggtttccATGCTATCACCAGCTAAAATAGAAATTTAAAATTTACTGAGGTGTTGCTGGCTTTCTTTAAAAATCAGATGCTCATTATTTGAGAAAATAGTAAACAGGTTGATTCTAATCCCTGCTTTCATGTTAATACCAAATACTGACTACAATAATATGCAGTCACCTCTCTTCCTGGACTAAAATTAACACATTACACACAGGAAATGAATTCAGAAATTAATCGGGTCTGTAACTCACATTTGTTCATGCTTCCTCAGCTTTGCAAATTTAAcagtaaagacaaacaaatcacACAAATT
This DNA window, taken from Girardinichthys multiradiatus isolate DD_20200921_A chromosome 1, DD_fGirMul_XY1, whole genome shotgun sequence, encodes the following:
- the ccn5 gene encoding WNT1-inducible-signaling pathway protein 2 isoform X2 yields the protein MDRLDHCVITLGVLIHVATQVMCQLCDRPCVCPKFDPQCPVGVPLVMDGCRCCQVCARQQGKPCTEMLPCDRQKGLECDFSASFPGDPGVCVSAKDLSCEVNGITYLDGQSFQPSCDSYCHCRGGGVMCVPACPLTARLPTPDCPSPQFVQLPGKCCREWVCENLDNTVIQDAITAMRPGQLWPTMPRSNLLKKLVSPASTCIEQSTQWSACSQSCGAGVSTRVSNQNPACRLQMETRLCKVRPCQDVQSEPRRPTRGQHGWCKASYRSPGPIRLLHRGCYSTRAYQLQYCGQCTDSRCCTPHQTSTAQVTFRCPTGRLLQRAVMMIHSCVCHNNCPYASYTNPALWAQRP
- the ccn5 gene encoding WNT1-inducible-signaling pathway protein 2 isoform X1, whose product is MDRLDHCVITLGVLIHVATQVMCQLCDRPCVCPKFDPQCPVGVPLVMDGCRCCQVCARQQGKPCTEMLPCDRQKGLECDFSASFPGDPGVCVSAKDLSCEVNGITYLDGQSFQPSCDSYCHCRGGGVMCVPACPLTARLPTPDCPSPQFVQLPGKCCREWVCENLDNTVIQDAITVSDFHPAMRPGQLWPTMPRSNLLKKLVSPASTCIEQSTQWSACSQSCGAGVSTRVSNQNPACRLQMETRLCKVRPCQDVQSEPRRPTRGQHGWCKASYRSPGPIRLLHRGCYSTRAYQLQYCGQCTDSRCCTPHQTSTAQVTFRCPTGRLLQRAVMMIHSCVCHNNCPYASYTNPALWAQRP